In the genome of Candidatus Ornithobacterium hominis, the window TCATGAATAAAATTTTTGCTAAATTACTGCAAATCCTACGGAATTAAAATTCATTTTTTTAAGGCTTAAAAAATTTCATGAATAAAATCACTTCAGAAAAAATTATTCTAGGGATCGACCCTGGTACTAACATCATGGGTTTTGGTTTGATTCTAACTTGCCAACAAAAGATGAAACTCATCATGCTAGATGATTTATTGCTCAAAAAAGTAATTGGTCATGAATTGAAACTAAAAAAAATTTTTGAGAAAACATTAAATCTAATTGATGAATTTCACCCTGATGAAATTGCCATTGAAGCTCCATTCTATGGTAAAAACGTTCAATCAATGCTTAAATTAGGTCGCGCACAAGGCGTTGCTATGGCTGCTGGTTTGTATCGCGAAATTCCTATTACAGAATATTCTCCCAAGAAAATAAAAATGGCGATTACTGGCAACGGAAATGCCAGCAAAGAACAGGTCGCTGGTATGCTACAGAATCTATTTAATATTAAAACTTTACCAACTAATCTAGATTCTACCGATGGTTTGGCTGCAGCGGTTTGCCATCATTTCAATAGCGGCAGAGATTCCTCAGAAAAATCTTACTCGAACTGGGAGGCTTTTGTGAAACAGAACTCAAAGAGAATCAAATAATTTTTTGAAGGCTTTAAAAAAATCTGTAATATTTAGAAGTATACTACAGATTTTTCTATTTTTTTCTAAGGCTTTAAAAATTTTTAAATAACGCCCAATTCTTTCCCTACTTTTTTGAAGGCTTCCAGCGTATGGTCAAGCTGTTCTCTGGTGTGTGCTGCCGATAACTGAACTCGAATTCTTGCCTTTCCTTTTGGCACTACTGGGTAGAAGAATCCTATCACATAAACACCTTCTTTCAATAATTTATTTGCCATTTCTTGAGATAATTTAGCATCATACAGCATCACGGGAACAATGGCTGCATCGCCTTCGATGATATCAAAACCAGCTTCTTTCATCGATTTTCTGAAATAGTTGGCATTGTTCATCACTTTATCTCTCAAGTCAGTATTAGTCTCTAGCATTTCAAAGACTTTCAGTGATGCTCCAACAATGCTCGGTGCCAAAGAGTTAGAGAATAAATATGGGCGTGATTTTTGCCGTAGCATCTCTATAATTTCTTTTTTAGAGCAAGTAAATCCGCCCATTGCACCGCCTAAAGCTTTCCCTAGAGTTCCTGTGATGATATCTACTCGACCCATTACATCATTATACTCGTGCGTTCCGCGGCCGTTTTCACCCATAAATCCTGTTGCATGGCAATCATCTACCATCACCAAAGCATCATATTTATCGGCCAAATCGCAGATTCCTTTCAAGTTTGCTACCAGCCCATCCATAGAAAAAACGCCATCGGTCACAATGATTTTAAAACGGTGATTCTCTCCACTCGCCTTTTTCAATTGCTCTTCTAGGCTTGCCATGTCATTATTTTTGTATCTGTACCGCGCTGCTTTGCATAGGCGTACACCATCGATGATAGAGGCGTGATTCAATTCATCTGAAATAATAGCATCTTCTGCCGTTAATAGCGGCTCGAAAACACCTCCGTTAGCATCAAAAGCTGCCGCGTATAAAATGGTGTCTTCTAAACCTAAAAAATCTGCTATCTTCTTCTCCAATTGCTTGTGAATATCTTGCGTTCCACAAATAAACCGAACGCTAGACATACCAAACCCATGCGAATCTGCAGTGGCCTTACTTGCCGCCACCACATCAGGGTGGTCTGATAAACCTAAGTAATTATTTGCACAAAAATTCAGTAATTTCTTCCCGTTTTCTAAGGTGATTTCCGCTGATTGTGGTGAAGAGATGACTCTCTCTTTTTTATACAAGCCTTGGTCTTTCAGTTGATTAAGTTCAGTCTGCAAATGGTTTTTTAACTTTTCGCTATACATATGATTTAAGATTTAAATATGATTTCTGTTGTCATTTCTTTTTCTTTGAGCGGAGCTTTTTCCTTCATTTTTCTACTTTTTTTAAGTTAAAATTAAGTCTTAAGTAAGATTCTACTTAAATTTTAACCGTATATTTTTCATCTTTTTTGTCTCATTTCTCTATTTAAACACCCCCCTAAAACACTGCTTAAAGTTAAAGAATTTTTTAAGCCTTAGAAAAAATT includes:
- the ruvC gene encoding crossover junction endodeoxyribonuclease RuvC; the protein is MTSEKIILGIDPGTNIMGFGLILTCQQKMKLIMLDDLLLKKVIGHELKLKKIFEKTLNLIDEFHPDEIAIEAPFYGKNVQSMLKLGRAQGVAMAAGLYREIPITEYSPKKIKMAITGNGNASKEQVAGMLQNLFNIKTLPTNLDSTDGLAAAVCHHFNSGRDSSEKSYSNWEAFVKQNSKRIK
- the kbl gene encoding glycine C-acetyltransferase; the encoded protein is MYSEKLKNHLQTELNQLKDQGLYKKERVISSPQSAEITLENGKKLLNFCANNYLGLSDHPDVVAASKATADSHGFGMSSVRFICGTQDIHKQLEKKIADFLGLEDTILYAAAFDANGGVFEPLLTAEDAIISDELNHASIIDGVRLCKAARYRYKNNDMASLEEQLKKASGENHRFKIIVTDGVFSMDGLVANLKGICDLADKYDALVMVDDCHATGFMGENGRGTHEYNDVMGRVDIITGTLGKALGGAMGGFTCSKKEIIEMLRQKSRPYLFSNSLAPSIVGASLKVFEMLETNTDLRDKVMNNANYFRKSMKEAGFDIIEGDAAIVPVMLYDAKLSQEMANKLLKEGVYVIGFFYPVVPKGKARIRVQLSAAHTREQLDHTLEAFKKVGKELGVI